TTAATGGTGTATGAGTAGTCTTTGTCGTGCTCATTAATTTACTCATTTATTTATTAACTGTCTAAAAGTAATAAACGTGAAATCAGTTAAAATGAcggtttataatttaattaaaaattttggagttcaaatattaaaaataataatttttatatataaattatatataacaaagaatatttaaaaaaaaatatgcatcaATCCTTTTTATATCCCTATTATATACTGTATAAGagaaaaatttctaagtgtATCGAGAATATTAAATAGCAAAATTTTACAAGAATTTAATATGTGCAAACTCTGCACAAGTAACTACTTATCTAAACGTATACAACTGACACCTTTTTCATTTAACACCTCAAAAACAAAAAGGTtatgaaaagagagagaaaaaaaaggtagAATTATAGTGTTATCTACTTATCTTGGTCCTGAAAGTTGAACCCCACGGAGAAAAGCTTCAGTATTAGTATCTGATGGTGCTGATGAAGAAGTTCCAGCCTCACTAGTTGACATAGAAAAAGGAATTGAGTGAATATTAGATCCTAATGGAGAAAATCTTGATGGTGGCTTAGGAACAGTGCAAAGACCTTCAAGCATTTGCACAACTTTGCTCATTGAAGGCCTTAGATTCATGTCTTCTTGTATGCACCACAATGCAACTTTGATTGCAATGTCTACCCTCTCATCATCTTCATCTGCTTTCAATTCTGAATCAACAATGTCTCTTAGTTTCCCTTCTTCCATCATCTTGAATGTAAAATATGGGAAATAGGATTTCTCCGAGCTTTCGCCCGGATCATAGTTTTTCCGGCCGCCAATTATCTCTAACAAAACCATACCATAGCTGTATACATCACTCTTCTCTGATATGGCGTAGTTTGTTATCCACTCTGGGGCGAGATACCCTCGAGTCCCCCTTAGTGTTGTGAAAACATGGCTTTGTTCGCGCGTCATGAGCTTAGCTAGACCAAAATCTGAAACTTTGGCATTGAAGTTCTCATCTAGAAGCACATTTTCTGGTTTGATATCACAATGAACAATCTTTGAGTCGCAATCTTCGTGAAGGTATGCGAGTCCTTTCGCAGTTCCAAGCGCTATATTGAACCTTGTGTCCCAATCCAATGAAAATTCTGCTTTGTTTTTGTTGAATATCCATTTATCCAAGGAGCCATTAGCCATGTACTCATAAGCAAGAAGCCGGTGAGTTCCTTCGGCGCAAAATCCTTTAAGCCGAACCAGATGGTGATGATGAATGCTACCAATTATGCTAACTTCAGCTCTGAACTCTCTCTTCCCCTGGCCAATTCCTTCCAACTTTTTCACAGCTAGTTCTGTTCCATTTGGTAGGACTCCTTTGTAAACCGAGCCGAAACCCCCTTGCCCAAGCTTCTCAGAGAAGTTATTAGTTGCGATTTCAAGATCGTTGTAGCCATAGCGAATTGGCATGCCAGTTAAGTTCTCCAAGAAAGTGTCACCATCCGAATTCTCTTGGGGAGTCTCGGCTGAATGTTCACTTTTCTTGTAGTATCTTAGGCCAAGAAAGATCATACCAGAAATAACAAGCAATgttaaaatcacaattatcacaACAATCACGGTTTGCTTATTACCATTTCCACCATCACCTTTGTCAGTGCCGCCATCACTAGAGACCTTAATGTAAGAGACAAAACCAGTATCCTTATCGGACTTCTCAAAGCTTCCGATCCAATCCAATAGAAAACAGCTTCTTGAACTTTCTTGGAAGAACATAGCAAGGCATGAACAATTTTCACTGCAGGAAGTCTTGCAACCAATCAGATCAGTTCTCGAAAAGGGTGGAAGGAACCCGAGCGCAAAGTAGTTTAGTCCATCGTCCACCTTAACTAGCTCAATTGCACCTTTCGAGTTACAAGGAGAGGCAAAACCCGGTTTGCAATTAGGCCTAGAGCTTAGAACAGAAGGACAGCTGCACTTTCTGTCACCGGTGCATAAATTGTAGGGATCACAAGGCTCCGGTGTGCTGCAAGAATATTCTGGAATTCTTCTTGGCGCGACGCCATCCAATCCTTGATTTTGGAGACTGTAGAATGTGATAATGCCATCACTTCCCAACACTGCAGTCCAAGTATCATTCACAGCCTCATTATCTTTGAAAACAAATTCCCACAACAATGACTTATTCTTGTCATAGAACCTCCAAGAATTCGCAACAATGGTTGCTGAAGCCACCTCATTGCCACCTCTATTGACGATTCTGCGGCTATCACTCTGCATAGACCAATATGGCATTGGTTGCAGAGTTTGTAACACGGCCGAAAGAGTGACATCACCGGACGATCCAATCTCAAGAACATAGGTAAAGTTGTTAGAATCAGGCTCACTAACAAGTTTCATTCCCTTATGGAATTCCTGCATTGGAAGCAATGTATCCGTCGGATCATCGAAGCTCTGCCAAATCACTTCACTGTCATTACTCCCAATCAAAACCAAATTCCCAGTGTCCTTCAATTCCATTGAAGAAACCCCTTTCCCACTTGTGTCACTAGACCAAACAATTTTCCCCCCTTTCTCCAAAAAAGCATTACCCTTCTcatcaaacacaaatttatcaaaattcNNNNNNNNNNNNNNNNNNNNNNNNNNNNNACAACCTTGGAACTAGCAGTGTGGACCACTGCTAATAGAAACAATGTGGTATCATTTTGGGTTCGATCAAACCCAAAGGTGAATTCTCCATTGTTGGAAACAAGAAACTTTCCATCCCTATCTACCCAATTCATTTCAGAACCTTGTAGACCTGGAAATACCTTTCCTACCCTTAGAATACTAGCAAACACAATCTCACACTGTAGAAGGATACACAAACAGAAGAAGGTATCCATAATAACATTGAATTGACACCAATTTTTTGCCATGAACTTGTCCGAAGACTTCTATCCAAAAACCTAATGTCTAACAAATAACTCTGTTGTTGAAGCTATGAAATTCAATGATAATGCTGAGATTATTATATAACAAggttcaaaaaataaagaacataaaTGTGTTCTACTCTTACCACTTACCAGGAACATGCTACAGGATATGTTCTAAGCTGAATTTTTCTTACTTTGAGaaggaaaaatcaaattaaaaggtGGAAACTATGAAAAGAAGCTTTTAAAAGATAAGTAGTACTAAATTACATTGTTGACCAGGGAAATTGACCAAGACAAAAAGGTTTACCTTAGTTTCATGAGTCTTGATCTCATACCTGAAAACCATTGATGAAATTcagtttttttcaaaaaaaaaaaaaaatcttgagatgaagaaagaaagagaacagGAAAGAAGGGATTCAAACTATGAGCTGGAAGGATGAGCACTGTGTAGTTTTTGGGAGTCATTACTTATTAACAGAAAAATGTGTCAAAGTAaatctttgaaaattttaaaaatctttttttttttaaatttaggagTGAGACACGAATTCGCGATTAAGTGAGTATGGAGAAATTATGTTATTTGAAATATAGTTGGTTGGCTTTAAAAATACTTGTTAAAAGatagaaaattctaaatttaatatttcaattttaaaaaaaattttttttttcaaagatttataactaaatttattattaaatattattaaggatctatttaatattttattttctttaaaacccCACAACTATATTGCAGAATTCTCCAAAAAAATTATCTGTTGTGTTACTCATTAAATAAAGGTAAAAACTCAAGTGCAGTCGAAATCAcgtaaaattgataactgagagtcattagataaaaatttagtcaaattagtcaaatcatctaatgaTTCTCAGTTATCAATTGTATCTAAATTGACcataaataaacaataataaaacccCAATTTAGACGTGTTTAATTTGCTTTCAACTTTTTCCCATCTCATTTGAAAGGAGTGGGAATTGAGAAGGTGggaaatgaaataaaaagtgGTGTTTACTATTTCTACCTCAAGTCCTCAACTCATACAACACGTTTGccattatataataaataataaatttaggacattattgatatttgaatttaattttgatgtattttataaaataattttatttttttatattaattatgtaaataatcatataaaaaataaataaaattgaatgatcatataaaatgttttatattattaatatattaaaattaaattcttgatattttatgtaaaaGTTATGCAAAATTTTATTTGGTATCATTGGTTAAATATTTTTGTGGTTTATTTACATATCTGTTCCTACATAATTTCATGATCAacgataaaaattattaaattaacatataacaatgttttgcaaaatttttacaTGTAAGAATTCGTTCCCAATTTCAATACTATTCATTTCGTTAAGAGATAGTGGGagaatattttaagtttttaacacTTATTATGTTTTACACTGATTCTatcacttttatttttggaataatataatgtatattttaaatttaaacactCTTTTCTTTATCCTTAAATTTTAGTGGTATCAAATCCACATCTACTTTTGGATAAAGAATATTAAGATCACTGAAAAATAGTGTTAGCTAACACAAATTAATACATTGTTAATGATTCACGTTATGCATTCTTTTTGAATGGGAACTTaagattttcttctttttaaggCGTATCAATcgtttcaaaataaaagttttttatttagaCCGAATGgatagttgaattagtttgtcGAAATTTAATCGTGTTTTCTATTGATATATCTCTTTTAGATTTGTTATCATTCAAACACTGTTTCAGTCAAAAGATGAACTAATTTACCCAATTAAACCTTGCACTAGTAGATTTTAtctatttatgttttaattgaattttaaaaataatactttaaagCAAATTTATCTctgaaatgaataaaaattaaaaaaaataaaaattcaagtaCAGTTAACTTAATGTaaaattgatagttaaaaattattaaataaggTGATAGATTTGTCATTTAATAACTTTTATTTATCaactttacataaaattaattgtatttaaatttttaccatgaaaaaatataaaattactcatatatataaacaaaaaatattataagttAGATTTTCCGTTACATAGGACAAGTGGTTAAATCTACTATACTGTTTTTACCCAAAAGGAAAAAATTCTACGATATTGTTGAAGCAAAGTAGATCGACAATAAATGAAACATTGAAGTGTGACTTGAATGATGATAATGTCACAACTAAAGAAAACAATATCATCCTTCATTCGTCAACAACATTAATAGCAGGAATAATCATCTGCTACCC
This portion of the Arachis duranensis cultivar V14167 chromosome 6, aradu.V14167.gnm2.J7QH, whole genome shotgun sequence genome encodes:
- the LOC107495387 gene encoding LOW QUALITY PROTEIN: G-type lectin S-receptor-like serine/threonine-protein kinase SD2-5 (The sequence of the model RefSeq protein was modified relative to this genomic sequence to represent the inferred CDS: inserted 1 base in 1 codon), giving the protein MAKNWCQFNVIMDTFFCLCILLQCEIVFASILRVGKVFPGLQGSEMNWVDRDGKFLVSNNGEFTFGFDRTQNDTTLFLLAVVHTASSKVVXXXXXXXXXXNFDKFVFDEKGNAFLEKGGKIVWSSDTSGKGVSSMELKDTGNLVLIGSNDSEVIWQSFDDPTDTLLPMQEFHKGMKLVSEPDSNNFTYVLEIGSSGDVTLSAVLQTLQPMPYWSMQSDSRRIVNRGGNEVASATIVANSWRFYDKNKSLLWEFVFKDNEAVNDTWTAVLGSDGIITFYSLQNQGLDGVAPRRIPEYSCSTPEPCDPYNLCTGDRKCSCPSVLSSRPNCKPGFASPCNSKGAIELVKVDDGLNYFALGFLPPFSRTDLIGCKTSCSENCSCLAMFFQESSRSCFLLDWIGSFEKSDKDTGFVSYIKVSSDGGTDKGDGGNGNKQTVIVVIIVILTLLVISGMIFLGLRYYKKSEHSAETPQENSDGDTFLENLTGMPIRYGYNDLEIATNNFSEKLGQGGFGSVYKGVLPNGTELAVKKLEGIGQGKREFRAEVSIIGSIHHHHLVRLKGFCAEGTHRLLAYEYMANGSLDKWIFNKNKAEFSLDWDTRFNIALGTAKGLAYLHEDCDSKIVHCDIKPENVLLDENFNAKVSDFGLAKLMTREQSHVFTTLRGTRGYLAPEWITNYAISEKSDVYSYGMVLLEIIGGRKNYDPGESSEKSYFPYFTFKMMEEGKLRDIVDSELKADEDDERVDIAIKVALWCIQEDMNLRPSMSKVVQMLEGLCTVPKPPSRFSPLGSNIHSIPFSMSTSEAGTSSSAPSDTNTEAFLRGVQLSGPR